In one Moritella sp. 5 genomic region, the following are encoded:
- a CDS encoding 2-isopropylmalate synthase produces MLFKNEQGEMVELADDLTLKELTDMGIDISLVERASDEPLDSWSHLASH; encoded by the coding sequence ATGTTATTTAAAAATGAACAAGGTGAGATGGTTGAGCTTGCAGATGACCTAACACTAAAAGAGTTAACGGATATGGGGATCGATATTTCCTTAGTGGAAAGAGCGAGTGACGAACCATTAGATAGCTGGTCACATCTAGCGAGTCATTAG
- the leuB gene encoding 3-isopropylmalate dehydrogenase: MTVTKHNIAVLPGDGIGPEVMEEAIKVLAAVQSKFNLELTYDFNDVGGIAIDNHGTPLPASTLTACENSDAILFGSVGGPKWEGLPPQEQPERGALLPLRGHFKLFCNLRPAKIYAGLEKFSPLRADISNNGFDVVVVRELTGGIYFGLPKGNKGEGADETGFDTMLYSRAEVERIARIAFEAAKLRGNKVTSVDKANVLATSVLWRKVVLEVAQDYPEVELEHIYVDNAAMQLIKDPSQFDVLLCGNLFGDIISDECAMITGSMGMLPSASMNDSDFGLYEPAGGSAPDIAGKGIANPIAQILSAAMMLRYSLKQEEAAQAIEQAVSFVLEEGYATGDLHSDANTKPVQNTAQMGDLIAAKVSA; this comes from the coding sequence ATGACTGTAACAAAACACAATATTGCTGTATTACCAGGTGACGGTATCGGTCCAGAAGTAATGGAGGAAGCAATTAAAGTACTTGCTGCTGTGCAAAGTAAGTTTAATTTAGAACTAACGTATGATTTTAATGACGTTGGTGGGATTGCTATCGATAACCACGGCACCCCATTACCAGCAAGCACACTCACAGCGTGTGAAAATTCAGATGCTATCTTATTCGGCTCTGTCGGTGGTCCAAAATGGGAAGGATTACCACCACAAGAGCAACCAGAACGTGGTGCACTATTACCATTACGTGGTCACTTCAAACTATTTTGTAATCTACGCCCAGCAAAAATTTATGCAGGTCTAGAAAAATTCTCGCCGCTACGCGCAGATATTTCAAATAATGGTTTTGACGTAGTTGTAGTACGTGAATTAACTGGCGGCATCTACTTTGGTCTACCAAAAGGTAACAAAGGCGAAGGCGCCGATGAAACTGGTTTTGATACTATGTTATATAGCCGTGCGGAAGTTGAACGTATTGCTCGTATCGCATTTGAAGCCGCTAAATTACGTGGCAATAAAGTAACCTCTGTAGATAAAGCCAACGTATTAGCAACATCTGTTCTGTGGCGTAAAGTGGTACTTGAAGTTGCACAAGATTACCCAGAAGTCGAACTAGAGCATATCTATGTCGATAACGCAGCGATGCAGTTGATCAAAGATCCATCGCAATTTGATGTACTGCTTTGTGGCAACTTATTCGGTGATATCATCTCGGACGAATGTGCAATGATCACAGGGTCTATGGGCATGTTACCGTCAGCAAGTATGAACGATTCTGACTTTGGTCTGTATGAGCCAGCAGGCGGTTCTGCACCCGATATCGCAGGTAAAGGGATTGCGAATCCAATCGCACAAATCTTATCTGCAGCAATGATGTTACGTTACTCACTAAAACAAGAAGAAGCAGCACAAGCTATCGAGCAAGCGGTTTCATTTGTATTAGAAGAAGGTTATGCGACAGGCGATCTGCACAGTGATGCGAATACTAAACCAGTACAGAACACGGCACAAATGGGTGACTTAATTGCCGCTAAAGTTAGTGCTTAA
- a CDS encoding long-chain fatty acid--CoA ligase, producing MSQHFVNQILARIEKYQDKTALKSKTKTGWDRISWKQMGERIEGLANNLLNRGLKVQDNVGIWSNNLPEWTIADLALQQCRAVSVPLYPSSTSSQAEYIINDAKMTCMFIGDKAELKLALPLLDKCESLQSLIVFSSTVTLPDDPRVVAYADMLAFTPGSSSSIALDHRIENAKNDDLVTLIYTSGTTGEPKGVMLDYANIQAALAVNEPETRLEEDDISLAFLPLSHVFERIWTFNALFWGAENTYLKDPARIQKGLTDTQPTVMCAVPRLYEKIHTTMMNKVENAPAARKKLFHWAVVIGKKRFAAQQAGTFVSPLLKLQHAIADKLVFTKLRAVFGGKVRFFPCSGAKLDDEVNLFFQAIGIHLKYGYGMTETVATVSCYSKDFKLGSIGSILPGIEVKLGHENEILIKSPTVMRGYFNKPEETAKTFDGEWLKTGDAGAIDENGYLYITDRLKDLMKTECGKYIAPQLIEGTLGRDRFIEQVAVFADARKYASALIVPAQEAIEEHAKTLNLKYESYVELLKHTKIVELLDERVKEMQKELAKFEQVKKFKLMASPFTNEKGELTPTLKLKRKVIQERYSSLIESMYSTVKKGKNVKP from the coding sequence ATGAGTCAGCATTTCGTAAATCAGATCCTTGCAAGGATTGAGAAGTATCAAGATAAAACTGCCCTGAAAAGTAAAACTAAAACAGGCTGGGATCGCATTAGCTGGAAGCAGATGGGCGAGCGTATTGAAGGACTTGCAAATAACTTGCTTAACCGTGGACTTAAAGTTCAGGATAACGTTGGTATTTGGTCAAATAATTTACCTGAATGGACAATTGCAGATCTAGCTTTACAACAGTGTCGCGCTGTTTCTGTACCACTTTATCCAAGTAGTACGTCATCACAAGCAGAATACATTATTAATGACGCTAAGATGACTTGTATGTTTATTGGCGATAAGGCCGAGTTAAAGCTTGCGCTACCATTACTGGATAAGTGTGAATCTCTGCAGTCGCTTATTGTTTTTTCTTCAACTGTCACTTTACCCGATGATCCCCGCGTGGTTGCCTATGCCGACATGCTGGCGTTCACCCCTGGTAGTTCATCATCCATAGCATTAGATCATCGTATTGAGAATGCAAAAAACGATGATCTTGTTACGTTAATTTATACATCAGGTACCACTGGTGAGCCGAAAGGTGTGATGCTTGATTATGCCAACATTCAAGCTGCGTTGGCAGTTAATGAGCCGGAAACACGTTTAGAAGAAGATGATATTTCATTGGCATTCTTACCGTTAAGTCATGTGTTTGAACGTATTTGGACGTTTAACGCATTATTCTGGGGAGCTGAAAATACGTATCTTAAAGATCCAGCTAGAATCCAAAAAGGCTTAACGGATACCCAGCCTACAGTGATGTGTGCGGTACCTCGTTTGTATGAAAAAATTCATACTACGATGATGAATAAAGTTGAAAATGCCCCCGCTGCACGTAAAAAATTATTTCATTGGGCTGTGGTTATTGGTAAGAAGCGCTTTGCAGCACAACAAGCGGGTACGTTTGTATCACCGTTATTGAAATTACAGCATGCAATTGCCGATAAATTAGTATTCACTAAATTACGCGCAGTATTTGGTGGTAAGGTACGTTTCTTCCCTTGTTCAGGGGCAAAACTTGATGATGAAGTTAATTTATTCTTCCAAGCAATCGGTATTCATCTTAAATACGGTTATGGAATGACAGAAACGGTTGCTACAGTGAGCTGTTATTCCAAAGACTTTAAATTAGGCTCTATCGGGTCGATTTTACCAGGCATTGAAGTGAAATTGGGTCATGAAAATGAAATTTTGATAAAAAGTCCGACGGTAATGCGCGGTTACTTTAATAAACCAGAAGAAACAGCAAAAACATTTGATGGCGAATGGTTAAAAACAGGTGATGCAGGCGCTATTGATGAAAATGGCTACTTATATATTACAGACCGTTTGAAAGACTTAATGAAAACTGAATGCGGTAAATATATCGCCCCTCAGTTAATTGAAGGTACGTTAGGTCGTGACCGGTTCATTGAGCAAGTGGCCGTATTTGCTGATGCAAGAAAATATGCATCTGCGTTGATTGTACCTGCCCAAGAAGCGATTGAAGAGCACGCTAAAACGCTTAATTTGAAATATGAATCCTATGTTGAATTACTCAAGCATACCAAGATTGTCGAGTTACTTGATGAACGTGTTAAAGAGATGCAGAAAGAGCTGGCTAAGTTTGAGCAAGTGAAGAAATTTAAGTTGATGGCGTCACCTTTTACTAATGAAAAGGGGGAGCTAACACCAACACTTAAATTAAAACGTAAAGTTATTCAGGAGCGTTATAGTAGTTTGATTGAAAGTATGTATAGCACTGTTAAAAAAGGAAAAAATGTAAAGCCTTAA
- a CDS encoding acetolactate synthase 3 large subunit — protein sequence MEMLSGAEMVIRSLEDEGIEHIFGYPGGSVLDIYDALFESSQIEHFLVRHEQAAVHAADGYARSTGKVGTVLVTSGPGATNCITGIATAYMDSIPLVVLSGQVPTSMIGNDAFQETDMMGVSRPVVKHSFLCKTAADIPDAIKKAYYIASTGRPGPVVIDLPKDTQNPLLKFPYKYPDSVSMRSYNPVKLGHKGQIRKAVKAIATAKKPVLYVGGGAVIANAEAQVLKFAEQLNLPVTNTLMGLGIFPGTHPQNIGMLGMHGTFEANKTMHNSDLIICLGARFDDRVTNAIDKFCPEAKIIHVDIDPTSISKTVQADIPIVGSIEVVVEQMLDIIDELQVTANEEERGSWWKTIDGWRTKQCLSYETGTSIKPQAAIQALYKHTDGKAIIASDVGQHQMFGALYYPYDKPRQWINSGGLGTMGFGFPAAMGAKIAHPEKVVCCISGDGSIQMNIQELSTCLQYGIAVKIITLNNGALGMVKQWQKMFYDGRHSHSYMESMPDFVKLAEAYHHVGIQVSKPEDLDKAFAECFSEENKNRVVFMDIIIDPEEHVYPMQIKYGAMDDMYLSKTEKTTS from the coding sequence ATGGAAATGTTGTCTGGTGCCGAAATGGTAATCCGCTCACTGGAAGATGAGGGTATTGAGCATATCTTCGGTTATCCTGGTGGCTCTGTTCTTGATATTTATGATGCGTTATTCGAATCAAGTCAAATTGAACATTTTTTAGTGCGTCATGAGCAAGCTGCAGTACATGCTGCAGATGGTTATGCACGTTCAACAGGGAAAGTTGGTACCGTCCTTGTTACATCTGGACCAGGTGCAACAAACTGTATTACAGGTATTGCAACAGCATATATGGATTCGATTCCTCTTGTTGTTTTATCAGGTCAGGTTCCTACGTCAATGATTGGTAACGATGCATTTCAGGAAACAGACATGATGGGCGTATCTCGTCCTGTCGTAAAACACAGTTTTTTATGTAAAACCGCAGCTGATATTCCTGATGCAATCAAAAAAGCATATTATATCGCATCAACAGGTCGTCCTGGACCTGTGGTGATTGATTTACCAAAAGATACACAAAACCCGTTATTGAAATTTCCGTACAAATACCCTGATAGCGTCTCTATGCGTTCATATAATCCGGTTAAATTGGGTCATAAAGGACAAATACGTAAAGCGGTTAAAGCAATTGCCACCGCGAAAAAACCAGTGTTGTATGTTGGTGGTGGTGCGGTGATTGCCAACGCTGAAGCGCAAGTACTTAAATTTGCTGAACAGCTAAACCTGCCAGTAACGAACACTTTGATGGGGCTGGGTATATTCCCAGGTACACACCCTCAGAATATCGGTATGTTAGGTATGCATGGTACGTTTGAAGCAAATAAAACGATGCATAACTCAGACCTTATTATTTGTTTAGGTGCACGTTTTGATGATCGTGTGACGAATGCAATTGATAAATTTTGTCCAGAAGCAAAAATTATTCATGTAGATATCGATCCAACGTCAATTTCGAAAACAGTCCAAGCTGATATTCCAATTGTTGGCTCTATCGAAGTGGTTGTTGAGCAGATGTTAGACATTATTGATGAACTGCAGGTCACTGCTAATGAGGAAGAACGTGGTTCGTGGTGGAAAACAATTGATGGTTGGCGTACTAAGCAATGCCTAAGTTATGAGACTGGCACATCAATTAAGCCACAAGCCGCAATTCAAGCTTTATATAAACATACCGATGGTAAAGCTATTATTGCGTCGGATGTTGGACAACATCAGATGTTTGGTGCTTTGTACTATCCGTACGATAAACCGCGTCAATGGATCAACTCCGGCGGCTTAGGCACGATGGGCTTTGGTTTCCCTGCCGCTATGGGTGCTAAAATCGCACACCCTGAAAAAGTAGTATGTTGTATTTCTGGCGATGGTTCTATCCAAATGAACATTCAAGAGCTATCAACGTGCCTACAGTATGGTATTGCGGTGAAGATTATTACCCTGAATAACGGTGCGCTAGGCATGGTGAAACAGTGGCAAAAAATGTTCTATGATGGCCGTCATTCTCATTCTTATATGGAGTCTATGCCTGATTTTGTTAAATTAGCAGAAGCTTATCATCACGTTGGTATTCAGGTGAGTAAACCTGAAGATCTTGATAAAGCGTTTGCTGAGTGCTTCTCGGAAGAAAATAAAAATCGTGTTGTATTTATGGATATTATTATTGATCCAGAAGAACATGTATATCCGATGCAAATTAAATATGGCGCAATGGACGATATGTATTTAAGTAAGACGGAGAAAACCACATCATGA
- a CDS encoding PilZ domain-containing protein, with product MLKANLERRSYHRMLIDSPVQVTDKEKNVTAICRDLSASGMSLDVPESYFSLNDSVSIFLPTGDSRVPPLQAEAKVTRVDSDGDVYQIGVEFTSLT from the coding sequence GTGCTAAAAGCTAACTTGGAACGACGTAGTTATCACCGGATGCTAATCGACTCACCGGTTCAGGTAACGGATAAAGAAAAGAATGTTACCGCTATCTGTCGTGATTTAAGCGCCAGTGGAATGTCGTTAGATGTACCTGAAAGCTATTTTTCATTAAATGATAGCGTCAGTATTTTTCTACCGACTGGCGATTCACGTGTTCCGCCTCTACAGGCTGAAGCGAAGGTAACACGGGTTGATAGTGACGGAGATGTTTATCAAATAGGTGTTGAATTTACCAGTTTGACTTAG
- the thiB gene encoding thiamine ABC transporter substrate binding subunit → MKHTIKKLALCTALLLPSLSLQIAHAAEKPVLNVYTYDSFASDWGPGPKVKSAFEAECNCELNLVALEDGVSILNRVKLEGKYTKADVLLGLDNNLMAEAEKTKLLAPHQQDTSTLSLPNEWTNKYFIPFDYGHFAFIYDSEKLTNPPASLAELVKRKDLSIIYQDPRTSTPGLGFMLWVKAVYGDKAPQAWQQLAAKTVTITKGWSQAYGMFLKGEADMVLSYTTSPAYHMVAEKEFKYKAAEFSEGHYQQTEVVARLKDAPNPELADKFMAFVLTPAFQDVIATGNWMLPAKQAAALPSEFDQLITPAKTLEFTPEEVAQSRKSWVKEWRNAVTQ, encoded by the coding sequence GTGAAGCACACGATCAAAAAACTAGCACTTTGCACAGCCCTGCTATTACCTTCGCTATCATTACAAATAGCTCACGCAGCTGAAAAGCCAGTATTAAATGTTTATACCTACGATTCATTTGCATCCGATTGGGGCCCAGGTCCAAAAGTAAAATCCGCATTTGAAGCGGAATGTAATTGCGAACTGAACTTAGTCGCATTAGAAGACGGTGTTAGCATTCTTAATCGTGTTAAACTGGAAGGTAAATACACCAAAGCAGATGTATTATTAGGCTTAGACAACAACCTGATGGCTGAAGCAGAAAAAACCAAACTGCTTGCACCACATCAACAAGATACCAGCACATTATCACTGCCAAACGAATGGACGAATAAGTACTTTATTCCATTCGACTATGGTCACTTTGCATTTATCTACGACAGTGAGAAACTGACCAACCCACCAGCGAGTTTAGCTGAATTAGTGAAACGTAAAGATCTGAGCATTATCTATCAAGATCCACGTACCAGCACACCAGGTCTTGGCTTTATGTTATGGGTAAAAGCTGTTTATGGTGATAAAGCACCACAAGCATGGCAACAACTAGCTGCTAAAACGGTAACAATTACGAAAGGCTGGAGCCAAGCTTACGGCATGTTCTTAAAAGGCGAAGCAGACATGGTATTAAGCTATACAACGTCACCGGCATACCACATGGTTGCAGAGAAAGAATTCAAATATAAAGCCGCTGAATTCAGTGAAGGTCATTATCAACAGACTGAAGTGGTTGCCCGTCTAAAAGATGCCCCGAATCCTGAGTTAGCCGATAAATTCATGGCATTTGTACTCACTCCAGCGTTCCAAGATGTGATTGCAACAGGTAACTGGATGCTACCAGCGAAACAAGCGGCGGCACTACCAAGTGAGTTCGACCAATTAATTACGCCAGCAAAAACCTTAGAGTTCACACCAGAAGAAGTAGCTCAATCCCGTAAATCTTGGGTGAAGGAATGGCGTAATGCTGTTACGCAATAA
- a CDS encoding bifunctional diguanylate cyclase/phosphodiesterase → MNRLNTRNSSHQWRKVLFIVIVFGGLLTLFSCLYILTFSSDTAWFFLLELYHVTMRIPSSLIIIAFVSVISVVCVYKRTLRKVNLELHNLQGQLVELDLSVYLDSGTGLANRFKFLERLDASMAKGKGKIALCILDLDDLKNINDTLGHKVGDQVIAIIAQRIKLSLDNTPQPTLYKTNIFRIGGDEFAILIMGISEANDIAPILNKLLKNIRRKIELSGESISIGVSIGVSISPEHGTCSDSLLKKADMAMYKVKESGKHGVAFFKPEYMRELEYRVNLEQELNKAISKGEFEIYYQPVIDIATEKELGFEALIRWNHPVRGLVPPDDFIPVAEQTGLIVPMGQWIIKQVCGDLSLLQVNNPDYFIAINIAPQQLADRAFVHNVRSILACYSLLPSQIHFEITETTLMNADSDNLRVLRELNNLGIKLWIDDFGTGYSSFSYLHKFQFHGIKLDRSFIEGVVDSERSQNIVKGICAMGDALKLELLGEGIEQPEQAEFLLKQGCSKVQGYWYAKPMSLSTLNMWLANRNENTAIEMIEQPSA, encoded by the coding sequence ATGAACAGGCTTAATACCAGAAATTCTTCGCACCAATGGCGTAAAGTATTATTCATCGTAATTGTATTCGGTGGTTTACTTACGCTGTTTTCTTGTCTCTATATTTTAACGTTTTCCAGTGATACAGCCTGGTTTTTTTTATTAGAACTGTACCATGTGACTATGCGTATTCCGAGTTCACTTATTATTATCGCGTTTGTCAGTGTTATTAGTGTGGTGTGTGTCTATAAGCGGACTTTGCGGAAAGTAAATTTGGAATTACACAACCTACAAGGGCAACTTGTAGAGCTGGACCTATCGGTTTATTTAGATAGCGGAACTGGGTTAGCGAATCGATTTAAATTTTTAGAAAGACTCGATGCCAGTATGGCTAAAGGAAAAGGTAAGATTGCATTATGTATTCTGGATTTAGATGATCTTAAAAATATCAATGATACATTAGGCCATAAAGTGGGCGATCAAGTTATCGCAATCATAGCGCAACGTATTAAATTATCGTTAGATAACACACCACAACCTACTTTGTATAAGACCAATATTTTTCGTATTGGTGGCGATGAGTTTGCTATTCTCATCATGGGTATTTCAGAAGCCAATGATATCGCGCCTATCCTGAACAAATTGCTGAAAAATATTCGCCGAAAAATTGAATTGTCTGGTGAGAGTATCTCTATCGGTGTCAGTATTGGTGTCAGCATCAGTCCTGAACATGGTACTTGTAGCGATTCGTTATTGAAAAAAGCGGATATGGCAATGTATAAAGTAAAGGAGTCAGGAAAGCATGGTGTGGCCTTTTTCAAACCGGAATACATGCGAGAATTAGAGTATCGAGTAAACCTAGAACAAGAGCTTAATAAGGCCATTAGTAAAGGGGAGTTTGAAATTTATTATCAACCCGTTATTGATATTGCCACAGAAAAGGAACTGGGATTTGAAGCGTTAATTCGTTGGAATCATCCGGTTCGAGGCCTGGTACCACCCGATGACTTTATTCCTGTTGCAGAGCAAACCGGTCTTATTGTGCCTATGGGACAGTGGATTATTAAGCAGGTTTGTGGTGATTTATCGTTATTGCAGGTCAATAATCCGGATTACTTTATTGCCATTAATATTGCGCCGCAGCAGTTGGCTGACCGTGCTTTTGTACATAATGTTAGAAGTATTTTGGCTTGTTACTCATTATTACCGAGTCAGATCCATTTTGAGATAACTGAAACAACATTAATGAATGCGGATAGTGATAATTTACGTGTATTACGTGAATTAAATAATTTAGGTATTAAATTATGGATTGATGATTTTGGTACCGGTTATTCTTCATTTAGCTATCTACACAAATTCCAATTTCATGGTATTAAGCTCGATCGTAGTTTCATCGAAGGCGTCGTTGATTCTGAGCGTAGTCAGAATATCGTCAAAGGTATTTGTGCTATGGGTGACGCTTTAAAACTAGAATTACTCGGTGAAGGCATTGAACAACCCGAGCAAGCTGAATTTTTGTTAAAACAAGGTTGCTCGAAGGTACAGGGATATTGGTACGCAAAACCGATGTCATTATCAACATTAAATATGTGGTTGGCGAACCGAAATGAAAATACGGCCATTGAAATGATTGAGCAACCATCGGCATAA
- the leuA gene encoding 2-isopropylmalate synthase — protein sequence MSNQVIIFDTTLRDGEQALSASLTVKEKLQIAFALERLGVDVMEVGFPISSPGDFESVQTIARNIKNSRVCALSRALEKDIDAAGQALSVAKDFRIHTFISTSDIHVKSKLKRSFDDVLEMGRHAIKHARRYTDDVEFSCEDAGRTPIDNLCRMVEEAIKAGATTINIPDTVGYTVPSQFGGIITNLFNRVPNIDQAVISVHCHDDLGLSVANSIAAVEQGARQIECTVNGIGERAGNCSLEEIAMILQTRRDLLGKTTNINPQEIYRTSQLVSQLCNMPVQANKAIVGANAFSHSSGIHQDGVLKAKNTYEIITPESIGLTQNKLNLTSRSGRHVIKHRMAELGYTDNDYNLDELYESFLQLADKKGQVFDYDLEALIFFNNLHEDEEHFKLDYLSVQSGSGVKATATISLISQQETTDKSCTNTEAAIGNGPVDAVYKCLSRISGFDIDIADYHITAKGEGKDALGQVDIVATYEGRKFHGIGLATDIIESSALAYIHVMNNIHRSNAVEQQKLKKTKSII from the coding sequence ATGTCAAACCAGGTTATTATTTTTGATACGACCTTAAGGGATGGAGAGCAAGCATTATCAGCGAGCTTAACCGTAAAAGAAAAATTACAAATAGCCTTTGCACTTGAACGTTTAGGTGTTGATGTAATGGAAGTTGGTTTTCCAATTTCATCACCTGGTGATTTTGAGTCCGTGCAGACGATCGCACGTAATATTAAAAACAGCCGTGTTTGTGCCCTCTCTCGTGCATTAGAAAAAGACATTGATGCTGCTGGCCAAGCGCTTTCTGTTGCGAAAGACTTTCGTATTCATACCTTCATTTCAACATCTGATATTCATGTAAAAAGCAAACTAAAACGTAGTTTTGATGATGTGCTAGAAATGGGTCGCCACGCCATTAAACATGCGCGTCGCTACACCGATGACGTAGAGTTTTCTTGCGAAGATGCAGGCCGAACCCCTATCGATAACCTATGTCGAATGGTTGAAGAAGCGATTAAAGCTGGTGCAACGACGATTAATATCCCCGATACTGTTGGTTATACTGTGCCATCGCAATTCGGCGGCATCATAACTAATTTATTCAATCGAGTCCCGAATATTGATCAAGCTGTGATCTCGGTACATTGTCACGATGATTTGGGTCTCTCTGTAGCGAACTCAATTGCAGCGGTTGAACAAGGCGCACGTCAAATCGAGTGCACGGTCAATGGTATTGGTGAACGAGCAGGTAACTGTTCATTAGAAGAAATTGCAATGATCTTGCAAACACGCCGAGATTTATTAGGTAAGACCACCAATATTAACCCGCAAGAAATTTACCGTACCAGCCAATTAGTCAGTCAACTCTGCAACATGCCAGTACAGGCTAATAAAGCAATTGTTGGTGCCAATGCATTTTCTCACTCATCAGGTATTCACCAAGATGGCGTGTTAAAAGCAAAAAATACCTATGAGATTATTACCCCAGAAAGCATTGGTCTAACGCAAAACAAGTTGAACCTAACCTCTCGTTCAGGTCGTCATGTGATCAAACATCGTATGGCAGAGCTTGGCTATACCGACAATGATTATAATCTTGATGAACTGTACGAAAGCTTTTTGCAACTGGCAGATAAAAAAGGCCAAGTATTCGATTATGATCTTGAAGCGTTAATCTTCTTTAATAATTTGCACGAAGATGAAGAACACTTTAAATTAGATTATCTTAGTGTTCAGTCCGGTTCTGGTGTGAAAGCAACCGCTACGATTAGCTTGATCTCACAACAAGAAACAACGGATAAGTCTTGTACAAATACTGAAGCTGCGATTGGTAATGGTCCGGTTGACGCAGTTTATAAATGTTTAAGCCGTATTTCAGGTTTCGATATCGATATCGCCGATTACCACATTACCGCAAAGGGTGAAGGTAAAGATGCACTGGGTCAAGTCGATATTGTAGCAACCTATGAAGGCCGTAAATTCCACGGCATCGGTTTAGCCACAGATATCATTGAATCTTCGGCACTGGCTTATATCCACGTAATGAATAATATCCATCGCTCAAACGCGGTAGAACAACAGAAACTAAAAAAAACAAAATCAATAATATAG
- the ilvN gene encoding acetolactate synthase small subunit gives MRRIISILTENESGALSRIVGLFSQRGYNIESLTVSTTDDETLSRLTLVTNGDRAVIEQIMKQLNKLIDVLKVSDLTEGAHIERELLLIKVKAAGFVRAEVKRTSDIFRGQIVDITDSLYTVQLAGDSDKLDAFIETLASHTEIVEVVRSGVCGIARGERCLKA, from the coding sequence ATGAGACGTATAATTTCAATATTAACAGAAAATGAGTCGGGTGCTTTGTCACGTATCGTTGGTTTGTTCTCACAACGTGGTTATAACATTGAATCTTTGACTGTATCAACGACGGATGATGAAACATTATCACGTTTGACGTTGGTTACTAATGGTGACCGTGCTGTGATAGAACAAATCATGAAGCAATTAAATAAGCTGATTGATGTCTTAAAAGTAAGTGATCTTACTGAAGGTGCGCATATTGAGCGTGAGCTATTACTTATTAAAGTAAAAGCGGCGGGTTTTGTACGTGCAGAAGTGAAGCGCACATCAGACATTTTCCGTGGTCAAATTGTTGATATCACAGATTCTTTATACACGGTGCAACTGGCGGGTGACAGTGACAAGCTTGATGCTTTCATCGAAACATTAGCATCGCATACTGAGATTGTTGAAGTGGTTCGAAGTGGTGTTTGTGGTATCGCACGTGGCGAACGCTGTTTAAAGGCATAA